From the genome of Colias croceus chromosome 9, ilColCroc2.1, one region includes:
- the LOC123694456 gene encoding DNA-directed RNA polymerase III subunit RPC7-like, producing the protein MAGRGRGRGSGTSLTHEQLQALGIARGDNTPQNLAPPPLFPKLETKPLPLNCDATTDYMLIVKDQFIEYLHESPAYVKANTKTDGIERYSDKYKLLALDAKKGRVLDCVWSYMPPELRPQANSVRSTARKRKLDDPKEIEKRLQLLEKKETQEDSTEVMETTVDEDNIKKEDDNDEELEDEEEQEDEIDDGTDYANNYFDNGEDYEDEDDNLDDGPVY; encoded by the coding sequence ATGGCTGGTAGAGGTCGAGGTCGAGGAAGCGGCACATCGTTGACCCATGAACAACTTCAAGCACTCGGTATAGCGCGAGGCGACAACACCCCACAAAACCTAGCACCTCCACCACTATTTCCGAAACTGGAGACTAAACCACTGCCTCTGAACTGTGACGCTACAACTGATTATATGCTTATTGTTAAAGATCAATTCATAGAATATTTACACGAATCTCCTGCTTACGTGAAAGCTAACACAAAAACAGATGGTATCGAGAGGTATtctgataaatataaattacttgcGCTTGACGCTAAAAAAGGTCGAGTTCTCGACTGTGTTTGGTCCTACATGCCGCCGGAACTTCGTCCACAAGCAAATAGTGTTCGATCAACAGCTAGGAAACGAAAATTGGATGATCCgaaagaaatagaaaaacGATTACAACTTCTGGAGAAAAAGGAAACGCAAGAAGATTCTACTGAGGTTATGGAAACAACTGTGGATGAGGATAACATTAAGAAAGAAGATGATAATGATGAGGAATTAGAAGATGAAGAAGAACAAGAGGATGAAATTGATGATGGAACGGATTATGCCAACAACTATTTTGATAATGGAGAAGATTATGAAGATGAAGATGATAATTTAGATGATGGGCCAGTTTATTGA